In Synechococcus sp. CB0101, a genomic segment contains:
- the groES gene encoding co-chaperone GroES codes for MAAVSLSVSTVKPLGDRIFIKVSESEEKTAGGILLPDTAKEKPQVGEVVQVGPGKRNDDGSRQTPEVSVGDKVLYSKYAGTDIKLGSDEYVLLSEKDILAVVN; via the coding sequence ATGGCTGCTGTTTCTCTCAGCGTTTCCACCGTCAAGCCCCTCGGCGATCGCATTTTCATCAAGGTCTCCGAGTCCGAGGAAAAGACCGCCGGCGGCATCCTTCTGCCTGACACCGCCAAGGAAAAGCCCCAGGTGGGCGAAGTGGTGCAGGTCGGCCCCGGCAAGCGCAACGACGACGGCTCCCGTCAGACCCCTGAGGTGAGCGTTGGCGACAAGGTGCTTTACAGCAAGTACGCCGGTACCGACATCAAGCTCGGCAGCGACGAGTACGTGCTGCTCTCCGAGAAGGACATCCTGGCTGTCGTCAACTGA